AAGATTGCCGGTAAGTCTTCCTATACCTTAAGACTGGCCAAAAAGGCCTTGACCTACGGATTGGAGGTATCGGGCATGGATGCTGCCCTATTCATTGAGCGGGGGGCGGCCAGCTTAGCTTCGGAAGGAGAAGGTTTTCAGGAGGGGGTAAGGGCATTTTTAGAGAAGAGGCCGCCGAAGTTTAAATAGGTCTTATTGGACCTATAGGGCATATTTTTTTGACAGAGGAACGGAGAAAAGACCATGGATTTCGGATTCACGGAAGAGCAGAAGATGCTCAGGGACAATATAAGGAAATTTGTCAATAAGGAAATCAAAGGACCCTATGCCCGGGACCTGGATGAAGACCCGGAGAAGATGTTTATCGATGAGGCCATGTGGAAGAAAATTAAAGACCTCGGGGTTTTTGAAATGGCCGTGCCGGAGGAATACGGCGGTGTGGGTGGAACCTTCATGGATGACGTGATCATCAATGAGGAATTTGCCCGGGGCTCGGCGGCTGTGGCCATGTCCTTCGGAGCCACCACCGGTTTCGGGGCCAGGGCCATCCTTTTCAGCGGCTCGGAGGAGCAGAAACGATTCTTCCTTCCCAAGATCGCCGAGGCCGAGATCCGGTTCGCCATGGCGGTGACTGAACCGGGAGGGGGTACGGATATCCTCGGGGCCTTGAGGACCTTTGCCCGGCAGGAGGGGGACTCTTTCGTCGTTAGCGGCCAGAAGGTATTCATCACTAATGCTCACAAGGCTGATTACCTATTAACTCTCGTAAAAACGGACAGGGAAACGACTAAAAAAACAAACGCCCTTTCCCTCTTCCTGATTCCGGTACGTGATAATCCGGGAATAAAGATCGTCCCCCTTAAAAAATTCACCATTAAAGGGGCCTCGGCCTGCGAAATTTTTTTCGACGAGGCGAGGGTCCCCGCTGCCTTCATGCTGGGCAAACTAAATAACGGCTGGTATGAGCTTTTAAAGACGCTTAACCACGAAAGAATCATGGTGGCGGCCCTGACCAATGGCATCGGCCAGGCGGCCCTGGAAGATATGGTCGAATATGCCAGGACCCGGGAAGCCTTCAGCCGGCCGATCGGACAATATCAGGCTATTCAGCATAAAATAGCCGATACGGTTATGGATCTGGAATTCGCTAAACTGATTACCTACAAGGCCACCTGGCTGCTTGAGGCCGGACACCCCTGTCACCTGGAAGCCGCCATGGCTAAGCTGGTCAGCTCCGAAATGGCCTTTAAGGCGGCCACCCGGGGCCTGGATATCCTGGCCGGATACGGGGTCACCATCGAATATGATATGCAGCGCTATTTCAGGGATTCCCGTCAATGCACCTTTTCGCCCATCTCCAATGAAATGGTGCGCAATTTTATTGCCGAGAACTATGGCCTTCCAAGGTCTTATTGATCGTGGAAAGCAAAAAATAAAAGTCAGGAGGAGTGTCCAATGGAAGAAAAAGAGAGCAAGAAAGAGGTCTTAAAAAACTTAACAGCGCCGCTCAAAATAGGTCCCTTCGAATTGAGGAATCGGATTGCCCTGGCCCCTATGAACGAGACTATGGCCGGCGCCAATGGTGAGTGCACCTATCAGGAAGTATGTTATTACGGCACACGGGCCAAAGGTGGAACCGCTCTGGTTACGACCGGTGCGATCATGGGTACCAGGCTGGGTTCGAGGTTTGTCTGGGGCCGTAACATGTACTGTTTCAACGCCGGTCATCTTCAGGGCCTTGGGATGCTGACCACACATATCCACTATTTTGGTGGTTTGGCCAGTGCCCAGATGAGCATGGGCTTCGGCCGTCAGGGACACTCTTATGACGAACATGAACTCGCCCCCGCTCCCACTGCCGGTCTTCCCTATGAGGCTGCGGTCGAGAGCTTTACCTCCGGAATCGGCCCTATTTTCCGGAAAAGCGAGAAGGCCCGTCAATTCCTTATCGGACAGCAGACCAGAGAAATGAGCATTTCCGAGATTCAATCCGAACAGAAGGAATATGCGGCCAGTTGCCAGCTTGCCGTGACG
This region of Deltaproteobacteria bacterium genomic DNA includes:
- a CDS encoding acyl-CoA/acyl-ACP dehydrogenase, yielding MDFGFTEEQKMLRDNIRKFVNKEIKGPYARDLDEDPEKMFIDEAMWKKIKDLGVFEMAVPEEYGGVGGTFMDDVIINEEFARGSAAVAMSFGATTGFGARAILFSGSEEQKRFFLPKIAEAEIRFAMAVTEPGGGTDILGALRTFARQEGDSFVVSGQKVFITNAHKADYLLTLVKTDRETTKKTNALSLFLIPVRDNPGIKIVPLKKFTIKGASACEIFFDEARVPAAFMLGKLNNGWYELLKTLNHERIMVAALTNGIGQAALEDMVEYARTREAFSRPIGQYQAIQHKIADTVMDLEFAKLITYKATWLLEAGHPCHLEAAMAKLVSSEMAFKAATRGLDILAGYGVTIEYDMQRYFRDSRQCTFSPISNEMVRNFIAENYGLPRSY